TTGCAGGTGCACAGCATCAGGGATCCTGAGCATGCGGGACGGACCGTTCACTGGCGCAATCTGCGGATCATGACCGACGATCTCGAGGCCAATCGCAAGCTCCGCGACCCGGAGGTCGTGCAGATCAGCTACCTGAACAACAAGTTGACGGATTATGAAGTCCGGCAGGGTTGGCGGTTGCTGTGGGATGGCAAGACGACGGCCGGCTGGCGTGGCGCGAAACTCGACCACTTCCCGCCCGAGGGTTGGAACATGAAGGATGGCGTTCTTTCCGTCCAAGGTACCGATGGTCGCGAATCGGCAGCCTTTGGCGACATTGTCACGCTCGATACCTTCAGCAATTTCGAGTTGCAGTTCGAATTCCTGCTCACCGAAGGAGCGAACAGTGGTATCAAATACTTCGTCGATGCTGACCTGAATCTCGGACCAGGATCCGCGATCGGTTGTGAGTTTCAGCTCCTTGACGACGCAAAACACCCGGATGCGAAAGAGGGCGTGAGCGGCAATCGTACGTTAGCTTCTCTGTACGACATGATCACGGCCGAGAATCTCCAGACCGAAGGCCGTGCCAAGCAGTTCAAGGGGATCGGGCAGTGGAACCAGGGCCGTATTATTTCCCACGACGGACACGTCGAGCACTGGCTCAATAATGAGAAAGTTGTCGAGTTCGACCGCTTCAGCCAGATGTTCCGGGGATTGGTCGCTTACAGCAAGTACCAGAAGTGGGACGGTTTCTGCCAGTGGCCCGAAGGGCGTATCCTGTTACAGGACCACGGCGACGACGTGAGC
Above is a genomic segment from Rhodothermales bacterium containing:
- a CDS encoding DUF1080 domain-containing protein, with protein sequence MKNKTQFQLLTSLVIGLLAVSAQAAEWKPLFNGADLKNWEQVGGDARYEVKDGGIVGFTVAKTPNSFLVTKKQYSDFILEYEMRLGAPSNSGVQIRSNLSDKGIVQGYQVEVDPTDRRFSGGLYDEKRRKWLYPLTRNEKGRDAFKNGDWNQFRVEAIGDTLRVWVNGIQTADLVDDMTATGFIGLQVHSIRDPEHAGRTVHWRNLRIMTDDLEANRKLRDPEVVQISYLNNKLTDYEVRQGWRLLWDGKTTAGWRGAKLDHFPPEGWNMKDGVLSVQGTDGRESAAFGDIVTLDTFSNFELQFEFLLTEGANSGIKYFVDADLNLGPGSAIGCEFQLLDDAKHPDAKEGVSGNRTLASLYDMITAENLQTEGRAKQFKGIGQWNQGRIISHDGHVEHWLNNEKVVEFDRFSQMFRGLVAYSKYQKWDGFCQWPEGRILLQDHGDDVSFRNIKVREW